The sequence TCCCCTGGTACTGGCGCAACCGGCGGCCCGAGTTCCTGGCCATGGTGGCGCTGCTCGTGCTCAACTTCGGGTTTTTCGCGCTGCGTGAGAACTGGGCGACGATCCGCCCCTGGGGTCCTCGGTATCTTGAGCCCCTGGTGCCGCTGTTCGTCCTGATGGCTATGCCGGGGATTGCGGCGGTCTGGCCGAGGGTCGCCTGGCGCAGAGCGGTCTACGGGTTGGTGGCCCTGAGCGTGGTGGTACAGCTCCTGGCCATTGCGGTGCCCTATGGCAACTGGCTGGATCGCGTGCGCGAGACTGAAGGGTCTGCCTTCGAGGCGGTTTTCCGGCTGAAGTATTGGCCCATCTGGGGTCAGGTCGTGTTGCTTAGTGAGGCGACGCTGCAGCCTATCGAGGTCCACGCCAGTGAGATCTCCGAGGGGCAGCCGAGCGAGGCCTTCAAGACGGCACTGCGGGCCAGCCCGGATTTCTGGTGGGCATACCTGTACCGACTGGGAGTGCCTGCGGCGCCCGTGGTCCTTCTGGCGGTCGCGTTGTTAGCCTGCGCGATCGCGCTTGCTCGCCGTCTGTGGTATGAGTTGCGGACTGTGGGTGAGGTGAGTAACGAGGAATGTGGAGTGCTGGGGTGAGGTGTGTGAGGCGGGGACGGGACGCTGACTCAGGCCCGCCCACTGGGCGGGCCATGGTTTGTTGAGGGGTAAGAGTGGAAGACGAAGTCGTCGGTGAGGTCGAGGAAACACCAATTCCCAAGGGGCAGGGCCTCGCATCTGCAGCCCTGCTCATGGTTGTCGTCACCATGGTAAGTCGGATCGCCGGCATGATCCAGATCATGGTGATTGCCAGCGTGTTCGGAACCAAGGGTGACATCAACTCCTTCTGGGCAGCCTTCACCATTCCGGACCTGCTGTATTTTCTGATGGCGGGCGGAGCTGCCCGGACCGCCTTCGTGCCGGTCTTCACCGAGTACCTGGCGCACAACAAGGTGAAGCAGGCCTGGCGCATGTTCAGTACGGTGTTCTACCTGCTGCTGATCCTCGGCGGCTGCATCGTGCTGCTGGGTACGGTCTTCGCGCCGCAGATCGCTCGGCTCTCGGCACTGGGCTGGTTGGGGAGCGAGCCGGGGCGTGTAGACGTCTGCGCCCACATCATGCGCATCCTGTTCCCGGCGCAGTTGTTCCTCGTGCTGGGCGGACTGCTCATGGGTACGCTCAACGCCTTCAAGCACTTCCTGTGGCCCGCGGTCGGCCCGATCGTCTACGACCTGTTCTTCATCCTCGGGGCAGTGGTCGCGGGGCGGATGATCGCAGGTGGGATGTCGCAGACGCAGGCCCTGGACGTCATGGCCTTCGCGGTGGTCCTCGGGGCGATCTTCGGGAACGTGCTGATCCAGATCCCGCCCCTGGTGAAGCGCGGGGCTAAGCTGCAGCGGGTCTTTGACCTTCACGAGGAGGGCGTGCAGAAGGTGATCCGGCTAGCGCTGCCGGTGATCCTGGGGCTGGCCATCTCGGAGATCAACTGGGTGTTGGTGCGAGTGCTGGCCACGATGTGTGAGACCGATGCACAGTCGATCCTGGCCTACGCCAACCGACTGTGGAAGCTACCGTCGGGGGTCTTCGCAGCGGCCATCGCCATCGCCGTGTTCCCCAACCTCTCGGAGCACTACGCGAAGGGCGACAATAAGTCATATGTGCGCGATTTCTCCTTCGCGATGCGCAACACGTTG comes from Armatimonadia bacterium and encodes:
- the murJ gene encoding murein biosynthesis integral membrane protein MurJ, yielding MEDEVVGEVEETPIPKGQGLASAALLMVVVTMVSRIAGMIQIMVIASVFGTKGDINSFWAAFTIPDLLYFLMAGGAARTAFVPVFTEYLAHNKVKQAWRMFSTVFYLLLILGGCIVLLGTVFAPQIARLSALGWLGSEPGRVDVCAHIMRILFPAQLFLVLGGLLMGTLNAFKHFLWPAVGPIVYDLFFILGAVVAGRMIAGGMSQTQALDVMAFAVVLGAIFGNVLIQIPPLVKRGAKLQRVFDLHEEGVQKVIRLALPVILGLAISEINWVLVRVLATMCETDAQSILAYANRLWKLPSGVFAAAIAIAVFPNLSEHYAKGDNKSYVRDFSFAMRNTLFMVLPVTVAFAVLATPIVRMLYQRHSFDAATSPIVGDVLIWLTPGMFALAINYIVARAFYARQNTVTPVIAGVISFAVCLAVGYWATFGMGVAGLAIATSASTVINAGILLWWLKREVGLLDGRRILASTLRMLPGCVVLGLICWGGSQYLAGVLGTTRELAKVITVMVPLGVGGLAFVVACALMKTEELTSAWRLVARRGR